One Haliaeetus albicilla chromosome 11, bHalAlb1.1, whole genome shotgun sequence genomic window carries:
- the INA gene encoding alpha-internexin has translation MSYSAEPAALAASYRHLFAEAPRRPEGAAGRRARPGAEPRPGRERSAEPRRARASEKEQLQGLNERFAGYIERVRALEERNRALAAELAALRQRSAEPRRLGQLLGGELRALRARLEEAHGERAQAALERARLAEETQRLRARCEEEARGRAEAEQALRSRQQAAEGAARARADLERRAAALREELAALRSAHAEQLAQLGAALRAAAPAAPAPAAGPAGRPDLAAALRELRAQYEALAARNLQAAEDWYRARCARLHERAARSQEAVRASRREAGECRRQLQARLVEMESLRGAHQSLERQLQELEERHSAEAAGLQDTIGQLEDDLRNTKNEMARHLREYQDLLNVKMALDIEIAAYRKLLEGEENLFSMGSVGVSALNPLPNPTYSFQPRGFSSSTLSFKEEEQGEVIKVTSKISCSRAEMIEGTITSAKKRGRLNLHEGIVANAKM, from the exons ATGAGCTACAGCGCGGAGCCGGCGGCGCTGGCCGCCTCCTACCGCCACCTCTTCGCGGAGGCCCCGCGGCGGCCCgagggggcggcgggccggCGGGCGCGCCCGGGCGCGGAGCCGCGCCCGGGGCGGGAGCGCAGCGCCGAGCCGCGGCGGGCGCGGGCCAGCGagaaggagcagctgcagggccTGAACGAGCGCTTCGCCGGCTACATCGAGCGGGTGCGGGCGCTGGAGGAGCGGAACCGGGCGCTGGCGGCCGAGCTGGCGGCGCTGCGGCAGCGCTCGGCCGAGCCGCGCCGGCTGGGCCAGCTGCTGGGCGGGGAGCTGCGCGCCCTGCGCGCCCGCCTGGAGGAGGCGCACGGGGAGCGGGCGCAGGCGGCGCTGGAGCGGGCGCGCCTGGCCGAGGAGACGCAGCGGCTGCGGGCGCGCTGCGAGGAGGAGGCGCGGGGCCGCGCCGAGGCGGAGCAGGCCCTGCGCTCCCGGCAGCAGGCGGCCGAGGGGGCCGCCCGCGCCCGCGCCGACCTggagcggcgggcggcggcgctgcgGGAGGAGCTGGCGGCGCTGCGCAGCGCCCACGCCGAGCAGCTGGCCCAGCTGGGCGCCGCGCTccgcgccgccgcgcccgccgccccggccccggccgccggcccggcggggcggcccgACCTGGCGGCGGCGCTGCGGGAGCTGCGCGCCCAGTACGAGGCGCTGGCGGCCCGCAACCTGCAGGCGGCCGAGGACTGGTACCGCGCCCGCTGCGCCCGCCTCCACGAGCGGGCGGCCCGCAGTCAGGAGGCCGTGCGGGCCAGCCGCCGGGAGGCCGGCGAGTGCCGCCGCCAGCTGCAGGCCCGCCTCGTCGAGATGGAGAGCCTGCGCGGCGCCCACCAGTCCCTGgagaggcagctgcaggagctggaggagcggCACAGCGCCGAGGCCGCCGGCCTGCAG GACACCATTGGGCAGCTGGAGGACGACCTGCGAAACACCAAAAACGAGATGGCTCGGCACTTGAGGGAGTACCAAGACCTGCTTAATGTCAAGATGGCCCTTGATATCGAGATAGCTGCCTACAG gaagctgctggagggagaggagaaccTCTTCAGCATGGGAAGTGTCGGTGTTTCAGCGCTCAATCCCCTCCCCAACCCTACTTACTCCTTCCAGCCAAGAGGCTTTAGTTCCTCTACTCTGTCCTTCAAGGAGGAGGAGCAAGGAGAGGTTATTAAAGTGACCTCTAAAATATCATGCAGTAGGGCTGAGATGATTGAGGGGACCATAACCTCTGCCAAGAAAAGAGGGAGATTAAACCTGCATGAAGGAATTGTTGCGAATGCAAAAATGTAA